A single Corynebacterium resistens DSM 45100 DNA region contains:
- a CDS encoding enoyl-CoA hydratase/isomerase family protein, protein MSTADVIKTRVEGNTAIVELDRPRALNALDHTMILALHEAFSQYEADDSVGQYIIRSTSSRAYCAGGDVRWVREQDLADNHAAGDRYFADEYELNYRLANFPKPVAAIMEGFVMGGGMGISMHGSHRIVTPSTVAAMPEMNIGFVPDVGISHVLTHMKATNSVAMGVFAGTTCWRMNAADMMATGLGTNLIADPDAFRESARTKGFAEALDAHSISPESLDLEPSGMITYADWISDVFSGDSWQEIEQRLNRFSTSDADLNDFVEHVKYQLTACNPTSLVACVDLFRRSAEVDLRTALDNELAVGSALRREPNFAEGVRAVLIDKDRTPKFTPGNTADVDVEKWRALLK, encoded by the coding sequence ATGAGTACCGCCGATGTCATCAAAACAAGGGTTGAGGGCAATACCGCGATCGTGGAACTCGATCGGCCAAGGGCCCTCAACGCGCTGGATCACACCATGATCCTCGCGCTGCACGAAGCTTTTAGCCAGTATGAGGCCGATGATTCTGTCGGCCAGTACATTATTCGCTCCACCTCATCTCGCGCCTACTGTGCCGGTGGGGACGTGCGTTGGGTACGTGAGCAGGATTTGGCGGATAACCACGCTGCGGGTGATCGCTACTTTGCTGACGAGTACGAGTTGAACTATCGCCTCGCGAACTTCCCGAAGCCAGTTGCGGCGATCATGGAAGGCTTCGTCATGGGGGGTGGCATGGGTATATCCATGCATGGCTCCCATCGCATCGTGACCCCCAGCACCGTGGCTGCGATGCCGGAGATGAACATCGGTTTCGTTCCGGATGTCGGCATCAGCCACGTGCTCACTCATATGAAGGCCACTAACTCTGTCGCGATGGGCGTGTTCGCCGGCACCACCTGCTGGCGTATGAATGCCGCCGACATGATGGCTACGGGGCTGGGCACTAATCTCATCGCCGATCCAGATGCGTTCCGGGAAAGTGCTCGGACTAAGGGCTTCGCCGAGGCCCTCGACGCGCATTCCATCAGCCCGGAATCGCTCGATCTTGAACCCAGCGGCATGATCACTTACGCGGATTGGATCTCTGATGTGTTCTCGGGTGACTCCTGGCAGGAGATCGAACAGCGTCTCAATAGGTTTTCTACCTCCGACGCCGATTTGAATGACTTCGTTGAGCACGTGAAATACCAGCTGACTGCCTGCAACCCGACTAGCCTAGTGGCTTGCGTGGATTTGTTCCGCCGCTCTGCCGAGGTCGACCTGCGGACGGCCCTAGATAATGAGCTCGCCGTCGGTAGTGCACTACGCCGCGAACCAAACTTCGCCGAGGGCGTGCGCGCAGTCCTCATTGACAAGGACCGTACTCCGAAGTTCACCCCGGGCAACACTGCCGATGTGGACGTGGAGAAGTGGCGCGCGCTGCTGAAGTAG
- a CDS encoding peptide chain release factor 3 gives MSDTSTIQTEATRRRTFAVIAHPDAGKSTLTEALALHAHVIKEAGAVHGKAGRKSTVSDWMDMEKDRGISIASSALQFEYAPEGHQGEPYMINLVDTPGHADFSEDTYRVLSAVDAAVMLIDGAKGLEPQTLKLFRVCKARGLPIVTVVNKWDRPGRTPLELVDEIVSEIQLQPTPLFWPVGEAGDFRGLARINADGEAEEYIHFERTSGGSTIAPEEHFTPEQALEREEDVWETAAEEAELLAADGAIHDQELFLECTTSPLIFASAMLNFGVHQILDTLCELAPAPQGRASDKKALEAAAGGNAAAIAEFRETNDEFAGVVFKVQAGMDRNHRDSLAFMRVVSGEFERGMQVSHAQSGRSFSTKYALTVFGRTRSTVESAFPGDIVGLVNAGSLAPGDTIYAGKKVQFPPMPQFAPEHFRTLRAKSLGKYKQFRKALEQLDSEGVVQILRNDARGEAAPVMAAVGPMQFEVMQARMENEFNVETVTEPIPYSVARRTTAETAPELAKQRGVELFTRTDGELIALFGDKWKLAFIEKEHPEFELHTLVAD, from the coding sequence ATGAGCGATACCAGCACCATTCAAACCGAAGCCACGCGGCGTAGGACCTTCGCCGTCATCGCTCACCCGGATGCCGGTAAGTCCACGCTCACCGAAGCGCTCGCACTCCATGCGCACGTCATCAAGGAAGCTGGTGCGGTTCATGGAAAGGCTGGTCGTAAGTCCACGGTCTCGGACTGGATGGATATGGAAAAGGATCGCGGTATTTCCATCGCGTCCTCGGCTCTGCAGTTTGAGTATGCGCCCGAGGGGCACCAGGGCGAACCCTACATGATTAACCTGGTCGATACCCCAGGTCACGCCGACTTTTCGGAGGATACCTACCGGGTTCTTTCGGCTGTTGACGCCGCGGTCATGCTCATCGACGGCGCGAAGGGTCTGGAGCCACAAACGCTGAAGCTTTTCCGTGTGTGTAAAGCACGCGGTTTGCCCATCGTGACCGTAGTCAACAAGTGGGACCGCCCTGGACGTACTCCGCTGGAGCTGGTCGATGAGATTGTCAGCGAGATTCAGTTGCAACCCACTCCCCTGTTCTGGCCAGTGGGCGAAGCTGGCGATTTCCGCGGGCTAGCGCGGATTAACGCCGATGGGGAAGCCGAAGAGTACATTCACTTCGAGCGCACCTCGGGTGGATCAACCATTGCTCCCGAAGAGCATTTCACTCCTGAGCAGGCCCTTGAACGGGAGGAAGACGTTTGGGAAACCGCAGCCGAGGAAGCTGAGCTGTTAGCGGCTGATGGAGCTATCCACGACCAGGAGCTGTTCCTCGAGTGCACCACTTCGCCGTTGATTTTCGCCTCGGCCATGCTGAACTTCGGCGTCCACCAAATTTTGGACACGCTGTGCGAGCTCGCCCCAGCGCCGCAAGGTCGAGCGAGCGACAAGAAGGCTCTTGAAGCTGCTGCTGGTGGCAATGCAGCGGCCATCGCCGAGTTCCGGGAAACCAATGACGAGTTCGCCGGCGTGGTATTCAAGGTGCAGGCGGGTATGGATCGCAATCACCGCGATTCCTTGGCGTTCATGCGTGTGGTTTCAGGGGAATTTGAACGTGGAATGCAGGTGAGCCATGCGCAGTCTGGCCGCAGCTTCTCAACGAAATATGCGCTGACGGTGTTTGGCCGTACGCGCTCCACCGTGGAATCAGCCTTCCCTGGTGACATCGTGGGTTTGGTGAATGCAGGTTCGTTGGCTCCTGGTGACACAATCTACGCGGGAAAGAAGGTGCAGTTCCCACCGATGCCACAGTTCGCCCCGGAACACTTCCGCACTCTGCGCGCCAAGTCTTTGGGCAAGTACAAGCAGTTCCGGAAGGCCTTGGAACAGCTTGATTCCGAGGGTGTGGTGCAGATTCTACGTAACGACGCCCGCGGCGAAGCCGCGCCGGTGATGGCCGCGGTTGGCCCGATGCAGTTCGAGGTTATGCAGGCGCGCATGGAAAATGAGTTCAACGTAGAAACAGTCACCGAGCCCATCCCGTATTCGGTTGCCCGTCGCACCACTGCAGAAACTGCACCAGAACTAGCGAAACAGCGCGGGGTTGAGCTATTTACTCGCACCGATGGTGAGCTCATAGCGCTGTTTGGTGACAAGTGGAAGCTCGCTTTCATCGAGAAGGAGCACCCCGAGTTCGAGCTACACACACTGGTTGCTGATTAA
- a CDS encoding TetR/AcrR family transcriptional regulator, whose product MNARTPQPLPPVAQVATDGLSLRDRKKAETRYSIAHATVEAILDQGVELATITTICERAGVSQRTFHNYFPHREAAVWHYLQTLLGWLCKAVKVTEPGLEPLDLVESLAKRFYNNSENPLFSMTALGRLVSVLHGLDLGILEELINQDVQANAAEESPKDWSPGERFTLPLVESIRDYYGSRIDFFTATMLVHTLLMVCHSVWELSQDRLLSGDRTAEAMIQESFELLRSGFSLSDAT is encoded by the coding sequence ATGAATGCCAGAACCCCACAGCCGCTCCCACCCGTCGCCCAAGTAGCGACGGATGGGCTGAGCCTGCGCGACCGGAAAAAGGCTGAAACCCGCTACAGCATTGCTCACGCGACTGTCGAAGCGATCCTCGACCAGGGCGTGGAGCTTGCGACGATCACCACCATCTGTGAGCGCGCAGGGGTTTCACAGCGGACATTCCATAACTATTTCCCACACCGAGAAGCCGCTGTATGGCATTACCTGCAAACTCTGCTGGGATGGTTATGTAAGGCAGTTAAAGTTACCGAGCCGGGATTAGAACCGCTGGACCTTGTGGAATCACTTGCAAAACGGTTCTATAACAACTCCGAGAACCCGTTGTTCAGCATGACCGCGCTTGGCCGATTGGTTAGCGTACTGCACGGGTTGGACTTGGGAATTTTGGAAGAACTGATCAACCAAGATGTGCAGGCCAACGCAGCCGAAGAATCACCCAAGGACTGGAGTCCCGGCGAGCGCTTCACCTTGCCTTTGGTTGAATCGATTCGGGACTACTACGGCAGCCGCATTGATTTTTTCACTGCCACGATGCTGGTGCATACCCTGCTTATGGTGTGCCATTCCGTATGGGAACTTTCCCAGGACCGATTGCTATCTGGCGATCGCACCGCCGAAGCAATGATTCAAGAGAGCTTTGAGTTGCTGCGTTCCGGTTTTTCTTTATCCGACGCCACCTAG
- the pth gene encoding aminoacyl-tRNA hydrolase produces the protein MAASRVSSGNRAHGGPNKTALGNDTVSGSSSEAPWLIVGLGNPGDKYTTTRHNAGYLVVDELLADLLPAPGSLAQHRKTNSLICQSRIGETPVILARPRTYMNESGAPVANLAKFFKVPAERVIVIYDELDLDPEKVRVRMGGGDHGHNGLRSITKALGTKEYVRIALGIGRPPGRMDVASYVLKPFSKAENAWLPIAVADAADATRACVQQGVEAGMRYAESRG, from the coding sequence ATGGCAGCTTCTCGCGTTTCTTCAGGTAATCGTGCCCACGGTGGACCAAATAAAACGGCGCTGGGAAACGATACAGTGTCAGGATCCTCCTCTGAGGCGCCGTGGCTCATTGTCGGGCTAGGCAACCCTGGCGATAAGTACACCACTACCCGCCACAACGCGGGCTACCTCGTGGTCGATGAGCTTCTCGCAGACCTTCTTCCCGCCCCAGGGTCATTAGCACAGCACCGGAAGACCAACAGTTTGATCTGTCAGTCTCGCATCGGTGAAACACCAGTGATTTTGGCACGCCCCCGCACCTACATGAATGAATCCGGCGCACCGGTGGCGAACCTGGCGAAGTTCTTCAAGGTTCCCGCCGAGCGTGTAATCGTGATTTATGACGAATTGGATCTGGATCCAGAAAAAGTCCGCGTGCGGATGGGCGGCGGCGACCATGGCCATAACGGCCTGCGCTCTATCACCAAGGCGCTAGGCACCAAGGAATACGTACGTATTGCCCTTGGAATTGGGCGGCCACCAGGTCGGATGGACGTGGCGTCATACGTATTAAAACCCTTCAGCAAGGCCGAAAACGCCTGGCTACCGATAGCCGTCGCCGACGCGGCGGATGCAACCCGGGCTTGCGTGCAGCAGGGAGTAGAAGCGGGCATGCGCTATGCCGAATCTCGCGGGTGA
- the pth gene encoding aminoacyl-tRNA hydrolase, with protein sequence MSIKGLFEKLFGGQRVASPEEVRKPPPEWIIIGLGNPSAKYATTRHNVGYIASDQLFEDLNTDATPLDYLRPVPGQNFCEARVHLGAHQLAIIRSHTFMNESGEAIKAASEYYGVPPERIIVLHDELDIPHGRVRVKLGGNENGHNGLKSTTAELGTRDYMRVRMGIGRPPQGQTVIDHVLSPIEQGEVTDALIAETVQAVKLLVTVGLQKAQHEIHTKK encoded by the coding sequence ATGAGCATTAAGGGCCTATTCGAAAAGCTATTTGGCGGGCAGCGCGTGGCGTCGCCCGAAGAAGTCCGAAAACCTCCACCAGAGTGGATCATCATCGGCCTCGGTAACCCCAGCGCGAAGTATGCCACAACTCGACACAACGTAGGCTACATAGCCTCTGACCAGCTATTTGAGGATCTAAATACCGACGCCACGCCGCTCGATTACCTGCGGCCAGTACCAGGTCAGAATTTCTGCGAAGCCCGCGTGCATTTGGGGGCGCACCAGCTGGCGATCATTCGTTCGCACACGTTCATGAATGAATCAGGCGAAGCGATCAAGGCGGCAAGCGAATACTACGGCGTACCGCCGGAAAGAATCATCGTGCTACACGATGAACTCGATATTCCCCACGGACGGGTGCGAGTGAAGTTGGGGGGAAATGAGAATGGGCACAATGGATTGAAATCCACCACGGCCGAGCTGGGGACTCGGGATTATATGCGCGTACGGATGGGCATTGGCCGACCTCCCCAAGGACAGACGGTCATTGATCACGTGCTGTCTCCGATTGAACAAGGCGAAGTAACCGATGCTCTCATTGCCGAAACAGTGCAGGCTGTGAAGCTTCTTGTAACCGTGGGGCTACAGAAGGCGCAACACGAGATTCACACAAAGAAGTAA
- a CDS encoding MMPL family transporter, with the protein MAKFLYQIGRGAYANRWKILALWLLILIGVGVAAATLQKPTSTSFTIPGLESVETQEELKTRFHSEEQDQLEAPTGKLVIQAPEGKTLADKDVAKQVEELTRALQGESYLTDKDKLVSPVMAAKGLEAQMGKAKAAQGMPKEQIAQDLQALSPLSKDKSTGQIEVAFDADKAMDIDAADKDKFSQVVNDHKGDLKIGWSGNAFQAGGEMDGKAELIGMAVAAVVLIITFGSFVAAGLPLLTAVTGVGTGIALVFATTRFSDNINNMTPTLASMIGLAVGIDYALFILARFRNELIAHVDGSNLEPKDLAKKLKTISFRERAHLAGLAVGKAGSAVLFAGLTVLIALAALTIINIPFLSAMALAAAGTVAIAVIVSITLLPAIIGAIGTKVFAGRAPIVKAPDPENDKPTMGLKWARIIRKRPAVFLIAGVVVLGLLAIPAAQLRLAMPNDGSTKLGSPTRTAYEMTDEAFGPGRNAPMIALLDYKDVNKADRPKVTEEALKTIDGVEGVENVQVVATNGNQKDPRDLGDAAQLLITPSYGATDARAADVLAAMRDAEGKFSQNTGAEYRITGVTPMYEDISQRLSDALLPYVGIVILLAFLLLMIVFRSIWVPLVAASGFGLSVAATFGVTVALWQLGWGGIVNDPQPIISFLPIMLIGIVFGLAMDYQVFLVTRMREGWAHGKTPGNAVSNGYKHGARVVTAAALIMVSVFSAFMLLDEPFIKVMGFALAAAVLIDAFIVRMTLIPAVMYLLDGRAWKLPNWLDRILPKVDVEGESLQGLQPDTAPSKESSGPSDSKVSN; encoded by the coding sequence ATGGCGAAATTCCTCTATCAAATAGGCCGCGGCGCCTACGCCAACCGCTGGAAAATTCTGGCTCTATGGCTACTCATCCTCATTGGTGTGGGTGTAGCCGCAGCAACACTACAAAAACCAACGAGCACCTCATTCACAATCCCTGGCTTGGAGTCAGTGGAGACGCAAGAGGAACTGAAGACCCGGTTCCACAGCGAGGAACAGGATCAGCTCGAGGCCCCAACGGGCAAGCTTGTGATTCAGGCTCCAGAAGGTAAGACTCTCGCCGATAAGGATGTAGCCAAGCAGGTCGAGGAATTAACCAGGGCGCTACAAGGCGAAAGCTACCTGACAGATAAGGACAAGCTCGTCTCCCCTGTCATGGCTGCCAAAGGCCTGGAAGCACAAATGGGCAAAGCCAAGGCAGCCCAAGGTATGCCAAAGGAACAGATCGCACAAGATTTGCAGGCGCTGAGCCCTTTGAGCAAGGACAAGTCCACTGGCCAGATTGAAGTTGCTTTTGATGCCGATAAGGCAATGGACATTGATGCGGCGGATAAGGACAAGTTCAGCCAGGTTGTTAATGACCACAAGGGGGACTTGAAGATCGGCTGGAGCGGCAACGCCTTCCAAGCGGGCGGCGAAATGGATGGGAAAGCCGAACTCATCGGCATGGCCGTGGCCGCCGTTGTGTTGATCATTACCTTCGGTTCTTTCGTTGCCGCGGGTCTACCGCTACTCACCGCCGTCACCGGTGTGGGCACTGGTATCGCCTTGGTATTCGCCACAACCCGTTTCAGCGACAACATCAATAACATGACCCCCACCTTGGCCTCCATGATTGGCCTAGCAGTGGGTATTGATTACGCATTGTTCATCCTTGCGCGTTTCCGCAATGAGCTCATTGCCCACGTAGACGGCTCCAACTTGGAGCCAAAGGATCTGGCCAAGAAGCTCAAGACGATTAGCTTCCGCGAGCGCGCCCACCTCGCTGGTTTGGCTGTGGGCAAGGCTGGCTCTGCCGTACTTTTCGCTGGCCTCACGGTACTCATCGCGTTGGCAGCCTTGACGATCATCAACATCCCGTTCCTTTCCGCGATGGCCTTAGCCGCCGCCGGCACGGTGGCAATTGCCGTGATCGTCTCCATCACCCTATTGCCAGCCATCATCGGCGCTATTGGCACCAAGGTTTTCGCCGGTCGCGCACCAATCGTGAAAGCTCCGGACCCAGAAAACGACAAGCCCACGATGGGGCTGAAGTGGGCACGCATTATCCGCAAGCGCCCCGCAGTATTCCTAATCGCCGGTGTGGTGGTACTCGGTTTGCTAGCTATCCCCGCTGCGCAGCTACGCTTGGCTATGCCGAACGACGGCTCCACCAAGCTGGGCTCCCCTACCCGTACCGCGTACGAGATGACCGACGAAGCATTCGGCCCGGGCCGTAATGCCCCGATGATCGCACTCTTGGACTACAAGGATGTGAATAAAGCAGATCGCCCCAAAGTCACCGAAGAAGCACTGAAGACGATCGACGGCGTGGAAGGCGTGGAGAATGTCCAGGTTGTAGCCACCAACGGCAATCAGAAAGACCCACGCGACCTGGGCGATGCCGCCCAGCTACTTATCACCCCTTCCTACGGCGCCACCGATGCACGTGCCGCGGACGTTTTGGCAGCCATGCGTGATGCAGAAGGCAAGTTCTCCCAAAACACCGGCGCGGAATACCGCATCACCGGTGTAACCCCGATGTATGAGGACATCTCGCAGCGCCTCTCGGATGCACTTTTGCCTTATGTTGGTATCGTCATCCTTCTGGCATTCCTGCTGCTCATGATTGTTTTCCGCTCCATCTGGGTGCCATTGGTTGCCGCCTCGGGCTTCGGCTTGTCCGTCGCAGCTACCTTCGGTGTCACGGTTGCACTGTGGCAGCTGGGCTGGGGTGGCATCGTCAACGATCCGCAGCCGATCATTTCCTTCCTACCGATCATGCTCATCGGGATCGTCTTCGGCCTTGCGATGGACTACCAAGTCTTCCTGGTCACTCGCATGCGCGAAGGTTGGGCACACGGCAAAACACCGGGCAATGCCGTCTCCAATGGATACAAGCACGGCGCCCGCGTGGTGACCGCCGCAGCCCTCATCATGGTCTCGGTATTCTCCGCTTTCATGTTGCTGGATGAACCGTTCATTAAGGTCATGGGCTTCGCTCTTGCTGCGGCTGTGCTCATCGATGCGTTCATCGTTCGTATGACTCTCATCCCCGCAGTGATGTACTTGCTGGATGGTCGCGCGTGGAAGCTGCCCAATTGGTTGGACCGTATCCTGCCCAAGGTGGATGTGGAGGGCGAAAGCCTGCAGGGGCTCCAACCCGATACTGCCCCCTCAAAGGAATCCAGCGGGCCGTCGGATTCTAAAGTGAGTAACTAA
- a CDS encoding nicotinamide mononucleotide transporter family protein, translating to MTDSVLTNLLNATWAIGGAPILVREIIGNLFGLASAVGGMRRVVWAWPVGIIGNVLLFTVFLGGLFHTPQDLDLYGQAGRQVMFLIVSIYGWWRWSSARKTGMQEPDHTDPSRSIVSEPHEDTAAVQPKWATGKQRLGMLVVAVFGTVVCALIFDALGSWGPWADAWIFVGSMLATYGMARGWTEFWLIWIAVDVVGVPLLLMAGYYPSATLYVVYGLFVAWGFVTWLRVQRSTVASTKSGATATS from the coding sequence ATGACTGATTCCGTATTGACCAACTTGCTAAATGCCACGTGGGCGATCGGTGGTGCGCCGATTCTAGTGCGCGAGATTATCGGCAACCTATTCGGCCTAGCTTCAGCAGTCGGTGGGATGCGCCGTGTGGTGTGGGCGTGGCCAGTGGGCATCATCGGCAATGTCCTACTGTTCACCGTGTTCTTGGGTGGGCTGTTCCACACCCCGCAAGACTTGGACCTGTACGGGCAGGCCGGTCGCCAGGTGATGTTCCTCATCGTGTCGATCTATGGGTGGTGGCGCTGGTCAAGCGCGCGCAAAACAGGTATGCAAGAGCCCGATCACACGGACCCCAGCCGCTCAATTGTTTCTGAACCGCACGAGGATACAGCGGCAGTTCAGCCAAAGTGGGCTACCGGCAAGCAACGGCTCGGAATGCTTGTGGTCGCAGTGTTCGGCACCGTGGTGTGCGCTCTAATTTTCGACGCGCTGGGGTCATGGGGGCCGTGGGCTGATGCATGGATCTTTGTGGGCTCTATGCTCGCAACCTACGGCATGGCTCGCGGCTGGACCGAGTTCTGGTTGATCTGGATTGCCGTGGACGTCGTGGGTGTGCCACTACTGCTCATGGCGGGCTACTACCCCAGCGCCACGCTGTACGTCGTGTACGGACTGTTCGTGGCGTGGGGATTCGTCACATGGCTGCGTGTGCAGCGCAGTACAGTGGCTTCAACTAAGTCAGGGGCTACTGCGACCTCCTGA
- a CDS encoding catalase, whose product MGSTTPSSKDNEKNIDTTGIAPAPSGHTPELEEPTTPVDPPAANPDQGSPELRSATGCPFHIGAGDPDPRHQQGSYLTNSQGARYTTSDHSLRAGERGPVLIQDQQLRDKLQHFDHERIPERVVHARGAGAHGTFVSNGKGAEICRAKVFDKGEETPVFVRFSTVAGFRGSMDTARDTRGFATKFYTTEGNWDLVGNNIPVFFIQDGIKFPDVVHSVKPEPDLEIPQAQSAHDTFWDFVTLHTEATHHTMWNMSDRGIPRSLRMMEGFGVHTFRVTNQEGKTHLVKFHWKPRLGVHSLVWEEAQLTGGFDPDFHRRDLSDAIKAGAYPEWDLGVQVFEDTEDEMFEGIDLLDPTKLVPEELAPVTILGTMTLNANPTNYFAETEQATFHPGVLPPGINVTADPLLQGRLFSYSDTQLNRLGGPNHGQLPINRPRTEVNDNQRDGRAQQAIHAGKTAYTPNSLEANNPLPAPEQFTRLDDGKGALVDPEVTIAKSTQTRRKPVSFEDHFSQPALFYRSLTETEQQHIISAYTFELSKCYEEPIRQRAVDVLARVDRGLANAVAAGLGLEVSQDVPAEVEKVETSPALSQLGKTYPVDGRKVAILVDDATPAETVQAAVKAIVDAGMAPLVTTTTGGTLKPSDAGAQALPVSRTYSAARSIEFDAAIVVALPDTPETNTLIEELTRHFKAIAVLDSIKPAEGQHALRKLVDNNPAGVKLVADAKAGVDALIPLLENHRVWDRA is encoded by the coding sequence ATGGGTTCCACCACACCATCGTCGAAAGACAACGAAAAGAATATCGATACCACCGGCATTGCGCCTGCGCCTTCCGGGCACACCCCGGAGCTCGAGGAGCCCACAACTCCAGTGGATCCACCAGCCGCCAATCCGGATCAAGGCAGCCCGGAACTTCGCAGTGCAACCGGCTGCCCATTTCACATCGGGGCTGGTGACCCTGACCCACGTCACCAGCAGGGCAGTTACCTCACCAACAGCCAAGGCGCGCGCTACACCACGTCAGATCACTCCCTGCGCGCAGGCGAGCGCGGACCTGTTTTGATTCAAGACCAGCAGTTGCGGGATAAGCTGCAGCACTTCGATCACGAACGCATCCCAGAGCGCGTGGTGCACGCCCGTGGTGCCGGCGCCCACGGAACCTTCGTCTCCAACGGCAAGGGCGCAGAAATCTGCCGCGCGAAGGTGTTCGATAAAGGCGAGGAAACTCCTGTCTTTGTGCGCTTCTCCACCGTTGCAGGTTTCCGCGGTTCCATGGACACTGCCCGCGATACCCGCGGATTCGCCACGAAGTTCTACACCACCGAAGGCAATTGGGACTTGGTCGGCAACAACATCCCAGTGTTCTTTATCCAAGACGGCATCAAGTTCCCCGATGTAGTCCACTCCGTGAAGCCAGAGCCCGACCTAGAAATCCCCCAAGCTCAGAGCGCGCACGATACCTTCTGGGATTTCGTTACCCTTCACACCGAGGCCACGCACCACACCATGTGGAACATGTCGGATCGCGGCATCCCTCGCTCCCTGCGCATGATGGAAGGCTTCGGCGTTCACACCTTCCGCGTCACCAACCAAGAGGGCAAGACACACTTGGTGAAGTTCCACTGGAAGCCACGCCTGGGCGTGCACTCCCTCGTGTGGGAGGAAGCTCAGCTCACCGGTGGCTTCGATCCAGACTTCCACCGTCGCGATCTTTCCGATGCCATCAAGGCCGGCGCTTACCCTGAGTGGGATCTTGGCGTACAGGTCTTCGAGGACACAGAAGATGAGATGTTCGAAGGCATCGACCTGCTGGATCCCACCAAGCTGGTTCCGGAAGAGCTCGCCCCCGTCACCATCCTGGGCACCATGACGCTCAACGCGAACCCCACCAACTATTTCGCGGAGACGGAACAGGCCACGTTCCACCCTGGTGTGCTACCTCCAGGCATTAACGTCACTGCTGATCCGCTACTACAGGGTCGGCTCTTCTCTTACTCCGATACGCAGCTCAACCGATTGGGTGGCCCTAACCATGGCCAGCTGCCGATCAACCGTCCCCGCACGGAGGTCAATGACAACCAGCGCGATGGCCGTGCTCAGCAGGCCATTCACGCTGGAAAGACGGCCTACACTCCAAACTCTCTGGAGGCCAACAACCCACTGCCAGCCCCAGAGCAGTTCACCCGACTTGATGACGGCAAGGGTGCGCTGGTCGATCCGGAAGTTACCATCGCGAAATCCACCCAGACTCGGCGCAAGCCCGTCAGCTTCGAGGATCACTTCAGTCAGCCAGCGCTGTTCTACCGCAGCTTGACGGAAACCGAGCAGCAGCACATCATCAGCGCCTACACCTTCGAGCTGAGCAAGTGCTACGAGGAGCCCATCCGCCAGCGTGCAGTCGATGTCCTAGCTCGCGTGGACCGGGGGCTCGCCAATGCTGTGGCCGCGGGGCTGGGCCTGGAGGTTTCCCAGGATGTTCCCGCTGAGGTCGAGAAGGTCGAGACCAGCCCTGCCTTGTCGCAACTTGGCAAGACCTACCCGGTTGACGGACGCAAGGTTGCCATCTTGGTTGATGACGCCACCCCGGCCGAGACCGTGCAGGCCGCTGTGAAGGCAATCGTCGATGCGGGGATGGCGCCCCTAGTGACAACCACTACCGGCGGCACCTTAAAGCCCAGCGATGCCGGCGCACAAGCGTTGCCCGTTTCCCGCACCTACTCCGCAGCCCGTTCCATCGAGTTCGATGCGGCCATCGTCGTGGCGCTGCCCGATACCCCGGAAACGAACACGCTCATCGAGGAACTCACACGGCATTTCAAAGCCATTGCCGTACTAGATTCCATCAAGCCTGCTGAAGGCCAGCATGCATTGCGCAAGCTCGTGGACAACAACCCAGCCGGTGTGAAGCTCGTTGCGGATGCAAAGGCAGGCGTGGACGCACTGATTCCGCTGCTGGAAAACCACCGCGTGTGGGATCGCGCTTAG